The genomic stretch GGATGGTGATGCAACATTGCCACTCTTGTTCTTTGGCGTGTGTAGTCATCTTTATCTAGGCTTTAATTCTACCGGCCCTAACACCCGAAATATAGTCCATGCAAAAATCATCTTGACCGGCTAAGGCCTCTGTTGCAGCCAATAAGGACATCATATTTTGATCTAAAGGATCAAGAATATAAGTGTCCGCTCCCTTTATTGCGCTCACAACAGCAAAGACACGATTTATCAGCTTTCGTTCTGGGAGACCATGAGATATGTTGGACAATCCAGCAATGATGTGGATATCCGGATATTTTAAATGGAGTTGCTCTGTGCTTTGCAAAACCTCCAACCCATATTGATTATTTACACAGATGGGTTTGACGACAGGATCCAAATAGATATCACTATCAGCAACCCCGGCTTCGCGCAGACCGCTAACAAGTTTTTCTGCTACGGCAAGCCTCTTTTCAACGGTATTGGGCATTCCCGAATTATCCATGCATAGAGCCACTACTTTGGGTTTGTACTTAATAATGAGAGGAAGGACTGCTTCCCATCTTTTTTTCTCTGCGGAAATTGAATTAATCATCCCTTGTTGACGGAAACGTGATAATCCTGCTTCAAGCGCTTGAGGATTAGGACTGTCGATACAAAGAGGGATGTCTACAACCTCTTGAATTAGATCGACAAGCCAAATCATATCGGCTACTTCGTCTCCACCGTGGGCAGTGATTATGTAAATGAAGTTCGCCCCCGCCTCAGCTTGACGTCTGGCAATGTCTTGTAAATACCCTTGATCTCTTTGTTCAATAGCAAGAGCGATCGCCTTCCGTGTGGAGTTGATGAGTTCTCCCACAATAATCAAAAGCCACTAACCTCCTTTCCCTTCCAACCCAAATCTTTTATCTTTAAATTGTATTTGAATTATGAGATTCGACTTACCACAGTTTCCCTTGCTGATTCCTAGTAGTTAGAAGGGACATCCCAAGTATACTAGGGATGCCCCATTTTATTTAGATCCCAATTAGTACATTATACTTGGTAAATAAGTGATTATTTGAGGGAAGATACAGAGGAGAATGATTGCCAAGATTTGCAGCCCTAAGAAGGGGAAAGTAGCGCTATACACTTCTGAGATATTGATATTCTCTTTGGCAACTCCCTTTAGGTAAAAGGCCGCATAGGCAAAGGGCGGTGACAAGTAGGAAGCTTGAATAAGCACTGCAAACATAATGGCAAACCATATCGGATCAAAGCCAAGAGCATAAACAATCGGGGTAAAGACGGGAATGCCGATCAACAACACGCCGTAGGAATCGATAAACATACCCATAATGAGTAGAATAATAGCAACTACAGCAAAGATTACCCATCTACTTACATCTAAGCTGGTGACGAAGTTGGTAATTACTTGTGCTCCGCCTAAGCCGAGGAATACTGCTGTGAACATGGAAGCAGCGAGAATAATCCACATGATCATGGCGTTGGTCTTCATGGTCTCAAAGCATGCCTCTTGGATCATCTTCCAGTTTAAACGTTTATAGGCAAGAGCAATGAACATAGATCCTACACAACCCAAGGCTGCCGCCTCTGTCGGAGTAGCTACTCCTTTTAAAATTGAGCCAAGCACCAAGACGATCAAGCCTAGGGTAGGTACAATAGTTTTAAGGATTAAGATAAGCTTATCGCGAGTGGAATATTTATCTGCCTCCTCTTTAGAAATCGGCGGCCCCATCTCGGGATTAATTAAGGTACGGATAACGATATAGGCCAAGTACAATCCTGACAAGAGAAGTCCTGCTCCTATGCCCCCTGCAAAAAGTTTGCCGATAGAAATCTGAGCTTGAGCTCCATAGATGACGAGGATAATACTTGGAGGAATGATTGTTCCCAAACAACCAGCCGCCATAATCGTTCCAAAGGAGAGCTTGCGGTTGTATTTATACCGCATCATGGTCGGTAAAGCCAGCATGGTCATCATGGTGATGGAGGCACCGATAATTCCGGTAGCCGCCGCTAACAGGGTACAAATAACAACAGTTCCAATGGCTAATCCCCCACGAATCCGGCCAAAGATAATATACATAGATTCAAACATATCATCGGCGGCACCGGACCGTTCGAGGATACAACCCATGAAGATAAAGAGAATACAGCTTACATAGCTAACATTAGAACCAACATTTAAAATGGTACGATTAAACAAGTTCAAGACACCTGGATTATCCCACATAGTAAATCCGAAGATAACTGCAAGACCCCCAAGAGTAAAGGTGAGGGGATAACCCAGCAACAATACGACTAAGAACCCCATGGCAACGATAATTAATGCTGTTTCTGGCGTCATACCTCTTCTCCTTTCACCACATAGATGATATCCCTAAGCAGTTTGGCTATACCTTGGAGAGCCAGGAGAAAAAAACTCAGTGCAAATATTGTCTTTGATGGGGCGATAGGAGGTCCCCACATGGAGAAAGTTCTTTCATCAATCGACCAGGCAAAAAATGCATTCTGGGTAGTTTTCCATAAAAGCACTCCCACAAACGGAGTAAAAATAAAACCGAAGAAAACGATGTCAATAATAGCTTGCCACTTCTTTGAGAGTCTGCCATAGATAATATCTGTACGTACATGCTTGCCTTCTTTTAAAACCCAAGCTACCCCAACCATCCAGCTTACGCCGGTAAGCATGGTCGCTAATTCCCAACTCCAGTCGGTGGGGGATTTTAAGATATATCTGCGAACAACTTCGAAAGCCTGAAGAGCAACAATTAGCAAAACAATGTAGCTAAAGGATTTTGCTGTAAATTCGCTAATTTTATCAATGCCCTTCAAGACTTTGGCTAGTTTTTGTACCATAACTTTCCCCTCCTCATACGGTGTATACAAAGGCTACCGGAGGGCAGCCTTTGTATACACCAGTCTTGAATTGCTATTTTTCCAGTGGGTAACCAAGCTGTTGCTCTGGAGTTAAGCCTGCTCCCCACCATGAGGACATGTCTTTATAGGGATACCACATTTCTTGGAATTCATTGATGGAGTCATAGACTTCCGCAGTTAAGCCGCCATATTTCGCAGCATCTTCTTGTTCGATCTTAACCATTTCTTCTCTAGCTTTGATAAAGTCTTCTTTATTCATCCGGATGAACTCCATGTCACCGGATTCTTGCAGCTTCTTCATGGTTTGAGCACTTTCATATTGGCTCTTGGTCCAGTGTTGTAGCTCACGAGCTTTGAAGGCCATTTCTACAATCAGCTGTAGATCGGGTGGTAATGAGTTCCAAGCATCTTTGTTAACAACAACGGTGGTTGCGAAATGGACATTCCAGAAGTCAGGATAAATCCCGTATTTGGAAATATCTACAAGGCCTAGACTCTCATCGTATTTAAGGTGACCAAATTCCGCGGACTCCACGGCGCCTTGAGACATGGCTGTAAAGACTTCTTCAAGGGGCATGGAAATACCGGCAACG from Desulfitobacterium dichloroeliminans LMG P-21439 encodes the following:
- a CDS encoding methyltetrahydrofolate cobalamin methyltransferase; its protein translation is MIIVGELINSTRKAIALAIEQRDQGYLQDIARRQAEAGANFIYIITAHGGDEVADMIWLVDLIQEVVDIPLCIDSPNPQALEAGLSRFRQQGMINSISAEKKRWEAVLPLIIKYKPKVVALCMDNSGMPNTVEKRLAVAEKLVSGLREAGVADSDIYLDPVVKPICVNNQYGLEVLQSTEQLHLKYPDIHIIAGLSNISHGLPERKLINRVFAVVSAIKGADTYILDPLDQNMMSLLAATEALAGQDDFCMDYISGVRAGRIKA
- a CDS encoding TRAP transporter large permease — protein: MTPETALIIVAMGFLVVLLLGYPLTFTLGGLAVIFGFTMWDNPGVLNLFNRTILNVGSNVSYVSCILFIFMGCILERSGAADDMFESMYIIFGRIRGGLAIGTVVICTLLAAATGIIGASITMMTMLALPTMMRYKYNRKLSFGTIMAAGCLGTIIPPSIILVIYGAQAQISIGKLFAGGIGAGLLLSGLYLAYIVIRTLINPEMGPPISKEEADKYSTRDKLILILKTIVPTLGLIVLVLGSILKGVATPTEAAALGCVGSMFIALAYKRLNWKMIQEACFETMKTNAMIMWIILAASMFTAVFLGLGGAQVITNFVTSLDVSRWVIFAVVAIILLIMGMFIDSYGVLLIGIPVFTPIVYALGFDPIWFAIMFAVLIQASYLSPPFAYAAFYLKGVAKENINISEVYSATFPFLGLQILAIILLCIFPQIITYLPSIMY
- a CDS encoding TRAP transporter small permease subunit, which encodes MVQKLAKVLKGIDKISEFTAKSFSYIVLLIVALQAFEVVRRYILKSPTDWSWELATMLTGVSWMVGVAWVLKEGKHVRTDIIYGRLSKKWQAIIDIVFFGFIFTPFVGVLLWKTTQNAFFAWSIDERTFSMWGPPIAPSKTIFALSFFLLALQGIAKLLRDIIYVVKGEEV